The Podospora pseudocomata strain CBS 415.72m chromosome 3, whole genome shotgun sequence genome window below encodes:
- a CDS encoding hypothetical protein (EggNog:ENOG503NZ3K; COG:S) — MRLINVTTLQIDEYFGTGIPEYAILSHTWDATEATLQQWSKRTTRLRKFKVPGYAKVYGACKLARQDGLRYLWIDTVCIDKSSSAELSEAINSMFAWYENAKVCYVYLSDVKIPSKDDNIDVLSLFRRSRWWTRGWTLQELLAPTNILFYTREWVQMGTKYALAMLIQEITGIGEGYLRGTRRISLCSIAQRMSWASKRVTTREEDLAYSLLGIFGINMPLLYGEGSQNSFRRLQEEVIKTSIDQSIFAFETGSSDNTLLAHHPRDFAAQGSVRPSFARKLTPPFTLSNAGLSLTVPLIQTMSPYWVLAVLNCVELHWDQEDVSARSVICLPLLGRDKKYMRARAPVTLISLGADLAGGPKPTIRPKLIDNNVEHVRVGREDADTDTVTTGSTSSIERTTPLEIQDLTTREDTEILVSYFSRIYTLWGNEMDEAMKGFAVSEMMLDSTTETPEQGFMLTFPRGLGEYRYRYSYPHTDLYPNISFFIPSAVAPPMHHDRNSNGNNREGSADPDGHHQSQHPRHGEGANYEYVGIYLAVDSATRNWACRILDLGASFSGMRSDLQEMTELGDGLILGKSEEWLHYDQQGDVIVAARTRFKTVKGKPCKEAIVVELVFDVEELLEERDSE, encoded by the exons ATGCGACTCATCAACGTGACAACCCTCCAAATCGACGAATACTTCGGCACCGGCATTCCAGAGTACGCAATTCTCTCCCACACATGGGACGCGACAGAGGCAACGTTACAACAATGGAGCAAGCGGACGACGAGACTTCGAAAGTTCAAGGTTCCCGGCTATGCAAAAGTGTACGGAGCATGCAAACTTGCGCGACAAGACGGACTTCGATATCTGTGGATCGACACCGTTTGTATCGACAAATCTAGCTCGGCTGAGTTGTCAGAAGCCATCAATTCCATGTTCGCATGGTACGAAAACGCCAAAGTATGCTATGTCTACCTGTCAGATGTCAAAATACCGTCAAAGGACGACAACATTGACGTGTTGAGTCTGTTCCGGCGTTCTCGATGGTGGACTCGTGGCTGGACCCTTCAAGAGCTTTTGGCGCCAACAAACATTCTTTTTTACACTCGGGAGTGGGTGCAGATGGGAACCAAGTACGCGTTGGCTATGCTTATTCAAGAGATCACGGGTATTGGCGAAGGGTACTTGCGAGGGACACGGCGGATATCTTTGTGTAGTATCGCACAGAGGATGAGCTGGGCCTCCAAGCGAGTTACGACaagggaggaggatctcGCGTACTCCTTGCTCGGCATATTCGGAATCAACATGCCCCTGTTGTATGGCGAAGGGAGCCAGAACTCCTTCCGAAGACTTCAGGAGGAGGTCATCAAGACATCGATCGACCAGAGCATATTCGCATTCGAGACTGGCTCATCGGATAACACCCTTctcgcccaccacccaagagaCTTTGCTGCGCAGGGTAGCGTACGACCTAGCTTCGCACGCAAGCTGACACCCCCTTTTACCCTTTCCAATGCTGGACTTTCCCTGACAGTACCGTTGATTCAAACCATGTCTCCGTATTGGGTCTTGGCGGTCCTGAACTGTGTCGAGTTGCACTGGGACCAGGAGGACGTCAGCGCACGGTCCGTCATTTGTCTTCCACTTCTTGGAAGGGACAAGAAATACATGCGAGCTCGAGCTCCGGTTACTCTGATTAGCCTCGGAGCTGACTTGGCGGGCGGGCCAAAGCCGACTATACGCCCAAAGCTCATCGACAACAACGTTGAACACGTTCGTGTTGGAAGAGAAGATGCCGATACAGACACCGTAACGACAGGCAGCACGTCGAGCATCGAGAGGACTACACCACTTGAAATACAGGATTTGACGACGCGGGAGGATACCGAGATACTCGTCTCGTACTTTTCTCGCATCTACACTCTTTGGGGTAATGAGATGGATGAGGCCATGAAGGGTTTCGCCGTTAGTGAGATGATGCTGGATTCCACGACCGAAACGCCGGAACAAGGATTTATGCTCACCTTCCCCCGGGGGTTAGGGGAGTACCGCTATCGCTATTCCTATCCGCATACAGACCTGTATCCCAATATCAGCTTCTTTATCCCATCGGCAGTCGCTCCTCCGATGCACCACGACCGTAACAGCAACGGCAATAATAGGGAGGGCAGCGCTGATCCAgatggccaccaccagtcCCAACACCCCCGGCATGGAGAAG GTGCGAATTACGAATATGTAGGCATCTACCTCGCAGTGGACTCGGCCACCAGGAACTGGGCCTGCCGGATTCTAGACCTCGGCGCCAGCTTCTCTGGAATGAGATCGGATCTACAAGAAATGACGGAGCTCGGTGACGGTCTCATCCTGGGAAAGTCTGAAGAATGGCTCCACTACGATCAGCAGGGTGATGTTATCGTGGCTGCCCGGACGAGATTCAAGACGGTCAAAGGCAAGCCCTGCAAGGAAGCGATCgtggtggagttggtgtttgatgtaGAGGAGTTATTGGAAGAGAGGGATTCGGAGTAG
- a CDS encoding hypothetical protein (EggNog:ENOG503PWN8): MASQPPRPQLRKKASFRDRFKSWQKSAPPALEAIEEPKQKFVYEPKHAASDFSRMPVLPVGSQRHRIFDSRRTAPLQSLPEGTTRLKARRGRQSEGRRTDDAVNPPPQLALQHELARRDSKSKRYSYTLVEDPLRVSQTAAVHQVPISTRPMSWDQAPTELRQASHTPTRHHSHSQHTRQPRASPSTDFELFLAQAEAEERAHHEVVLRQMSQRAAAAQAAYPHRPTVHPNPHTQFASAVSDVSAATTAVGGRTFASGGSKNSSQRSRDAASTGTGNRSHSSFARPLPTEVSQQPLEQPPQRLRYKGHSRNPSWATGASVELTKLDTFAAETAPTVQPVQVLGVDEAFKPPHTQVDQPRTLRRQSSIAQKIAEYIRPSRQVDGGVGYQRSGSKRHSQAIPKVETLAE, from the coding sequence ATGGCGAGCCAACCCCCACGGCCCCAACTCAGAAAGAAGGCGAGCTTCCGGGACCGCTTCAAGTCATGGCAGAAATCGGCACCTCCCGCTTTGGAGGCAATTGAGGAACCAAAGCAAAAGTTTGTCTACGAGCCCAAGCATGCCGCCTCGGACTTTTCTCGCATGCCAGTGTTGCCAGTGGGCAGCCAGAGACACCGGATCTTTGACTCCAGGCGAACTGCCCCGTTGCAAAGTTTGCCTGAGGGGACAACAAGACTCAAAGCACGTAGGGGAAGACAGTCAGAAGGGAGGAGAACAGACGACGCAGTGAACCCTCCGCCCCAGTTGGCCCTCCAACATGAGCTGGCGAGAAGAGATTCCAAGTCAAAACGATACTCTTACACTCTGGTAGAGGATCCGTTGCGGGTTTCCCAAACGGCAGCCGTCCACCAAGTTCCTATCAGCACCCGACCGATGAGTTGGGACCAAGCTCCGACAGAGCTCCGGCAGGCAAGCCACACCCCAACAAGACACCACTCTCACAGTCAGCACACCCGGCAGCCAAGAGCGTCGCCATCGACAGACTTTGAGCTATTTCTTGCCCAAGCTGAAGCCGAAGAACGCGCACATCACGAGGTTGTCTTGCGCCAGATGTCACAGCGCGCAGCGGCGGCTCAGGCGGCTTATCCCCATCGGCCTACTGTCCATCCCAATCCCCACACGCAATTTGCGAGTGCGGTGTCGGATGTAAGCGCCGCCACCACAGCCGTCGGAGGAAGGACGTTCGCCAGTGGCGGAAGCAAGAACAGCAGCCAGAGAAGCAGAGATGCTGCGTCCACTGGCACCGGGAATCGATCGCATTCGTCTTTTGCCCGTCCTCTCCCAACAGAAGTCTCCCAACAGCCGCTCGAGCAGCCGCCTCAACGATTGCGCTACAAAGGACATTCAAGAAATCCCAGCTGGGCTACTGGTGCGAGTGTGGAGTTGACGAAGCTTGATACATTTGCCGCGGAAACCGCGCCCACTGTGCAACCGGTTCAGGTGTTGGGCGTGGATGAGGCCTTCAAGCCTCCTCATACACAAGTTGACCAGCCACGAACGTTGAGACGGCAGTCGAGCATAGCTCAGAAGATAGCCGAGTACATCCGACCTTCTCGACAGGTGGACGGCGGTGTTGGGTACCAGAGGAGTGGATCCAAACGTCATAGTCAGGCCATCCCTAAAGTCGAAACGCTGGCCGAGTAA